A single window of Mycoplasma bradburyae DNA harbors:
- a CDS encoding F0F1 ATP synthase subunit epsilon, whose amino-acid sequence MVKLKVLSPKGVLFDEDIEMILVKGSDGYAAFMKNTEPSIFSIKHSIGYITFLDKTKKAVVIDDATLYSNKNLIRIFALDFIVADKLSYDEILENKKELENKMKNTTDSKEIMRLQHALDIELLKLKEAK is encoded by the coding sequence ATGGTTAAACTAAAAGTTTTAAGTCCTAAAGGTGTTTTATTTGATGAAGATATAGAAATGATCCTTGTAAAAGGATCAGATGGTTATGCTGCTTTTATGAAAAATACTGAACCATCAATCTTTAGTATTAAACACTCAATTGGTTACATCACTTTTTTAGATAAAACAAAAAAAGCGGTTGTAATTGATGATGCAACTCTATATAGTAACAAAAATCTAATTAGAATCTTTGCTTTGGATTTTATTGTAGCTGATAAACTATCTTATGATGAAATTCTTGAGAACAAAAAAGAATTAGAAAATAAGATGAAAAATACAACTGATTCTAAAGAAATAATGCGCTTACAGCACGCTTTAGATATCGAACTACTAAAACTAAAAGAAGCAAAATAA
- the atpD gene encoding F0F1 ATP synthase subunit beta, whose amino-acid sequence MSTKNNYGKVYQVIGPVVDVIFEKQEDLPNIYDCLIIDQPEQKLYLEVAQLIGDDIARCIAMGPTEGLARNVKVTSTNQPISVPVGTDVLGRMFNVIGEPIDNKKPLESSVKRMPIHRRAPSFADQSNELEVFETGIKVIDLLIPYAKGGKIGLFGGAGVGKTVLVQELIHNIATGHGGLSVFAGVGERTREGNDLYYEMIEGGVIDKTALVFGQMNEPPGARMRVALTGLTMAEYFRDANNQDVLLFIDNIFRFTQAGSEVSALLGRMPSAVGYQPTLAEEMGSLQERITSTKSGSITSVQAIYVPADDLTDPAPSTTFTHLDAKTVLDRNIASLGIFPAVNPLESTSRLLDPSVVGIQHYQTARKVQMILQKFLELQDIIAILGIDELSEEDKLTVSRARKIRNFLSQPFFVAEKFSGNKGKYVPISETIKGFSEIVEGKHDDLPEQAFFYVGSIDEAIEKAKTLS is encoded by the coding sequence ATGAGTACAAAAAATAACTATGGTAAAGTCTATCAAGTAATCGGTCCTGTTGTTGATGTTATTTTTGAAAAACAAGAAGATTTACCGAATATTTATGATTGCTTGATTATCGATCAACCTGAACAAAAACTTTATTTAGAAGTTGCTCAATTAATTGGTGATGACATTGCTAGATGCATCGCGATGGGTCCAACCGAAGGATTAGCAAGAAATGTTAAAGTAACATCAACAAATCAACCAATCTCAGTTCCTGTAGGTACTGATGTTTTAGGTAGAATGTTTAATGTTATCGGAGAACCGATTGATAACAAAAAACCATTAGAAAGCTCTGTAAAAAGAATGCCAATTCATCGCAGAGCTCCAAGTTTTGCTGATCAGTCTAATGAATTAGAAGTTTTCGAAACTGGTATTAAAGTAATCGATTTACTAATCCCTTATGCTAAAGGTGGTAAGATTGGTTTATTCGGAGGTGCTGGTGTTGGTAAAACAGTATTAGTGCAAGAATTAATCCATAATATTGCTACTGGCCATGGTGGTTTATCAGTATTTGCTGGGGTAGGTGAAAGAACCCGAGAAGGTAATGATCTTTACTACGAAATGATCGAAGGTGGAGTTATCGATAAAACTGCATTAGTGTTTGGTCAAATGAATGAACCTCCAGGTGCTAGAATGAGAGTTGCGCTAACTGGTTTAACAATGGCTGAATATTTCAGAGATGCTAATAACCAAGATGTGTTGTTATTCATTGATAATATCTTTAGATTTACTCAAGCTGGTTCAGAAGTATCTGCTTTATTAGGGCGTATGCCTTCAGCTGTTGGTTACCAACCAACATTAGCTGAAGAAATGGGATCTTTACAAGAAAGAATTACTTCAACTAAATCAGGTTCAATTACATCAGTTCAAGCAATCTATGTGCCCGCAGATGATTTAACTGACCCTGCTCCTTCTACAACATTTACCCACCTTGATGCTAAAACTGTATTAGATAGAAATATAGCGTCTTTAGGAATTTTCCCTGCAGTAAATCCACTTGAATCAACATCTAGATTACTTGATCCTAGTGTTGTTGGCATTCAACATTATCAAACAGCACGTAAAGTTCAGATGATCTTACAAAAATTCTTAGAATTACAAGATATCATTGCAATTCTAGGAATTGATGAATTATCTGAAGAAGATAAACTAACCGTATCAAGAGCTCGTAAGATTAGAAACTTCTTATCACAACCATTCTTTGTTGCTGAAAAATTCAGTGGAAACAAAGGTAAGTACGTTCCAATTAGTGAAACAATTAAAGGATTCTCTGAAATTGTTGAAGGTAAACATGATGATTTACCTGAACAGGCTTTCTTTTATGTTGGTTCGATTGATGAAGCGATTGAAAAAGCAAAAACATTATCATAA
- the atpH gene encoding ATP synthase F1 subunit delta, whose amino-acid sequence MDTNIIGFARALVDLAHEENKVSQFYDDLRIVFNLVKKDNDLMSLLNNKVLSKNQKHEIIDIVFKDKLNETIVNFLKVVIDNHEFFNILTIIKKFFRMIEEENHTLFIKVISAQEMSDSEKAQLAEKLHKKFDSELNILYQVDPSLIAGIRIQSNDLLIDHTIDGKLKLLKNRLKTLTKGN is encoded by the coding sequence ATGGATACCAACATAATTGGATTTGCTAGAGCATTAGTCGATCTTGCTCATGAAGAAAACAAAGTCTCGCAATTTTATGACGATTTAAGGATTGTATTTAATCTTGTTAAGAAAGATAATGACTTAATGTCATTATTAAATAATAAGGTTTTATCAAAAAATCAAAAACACGAAATCATTGATATTGTTTTTAAAGATAAACTAAACGAAACAATAGTTAACTTTTTAAAAGTTGTTATTGATAACCATGAATTTTTTAACATTCTTACGATTATTAAAAAATTCTTTAGAATGATCGAAGAAGAAAACCATACTTTATTTATTAAAGTAATATCTGCTCAAGAAATGAGTGATTCTGAAAAAGCGCAACTTGCTGAAAAACTTCATAAGAAATTTGATTCAGAACTTAACATTTTATATCAAGTTGATCCAAGCTTGATTGCTGGAATTAGGATTCAATCAAACGATCTGTTAATTGATCACACGATTGATGGTAAATTGAAGTTATTGAAAAACCGTTTAAAAACCTTAACTAAAGGAAATTAG
- the gap gene encoding type I glyceraldehyde-3-phosphate dehydrogenase, with protein MSKLKIGINGFGRIGRLACRDLLKDSSVEVVAVNDLTDAKTLAYLLKYDSAHGKMSEEVTATENEIIVNGHKIRVYSEKDPAQIPWKDHGVDLVIESTGRFLTQETANAHIKGGAKKVVLSAPAKEKGIKTVVYNVNHEELNKDDTVISAASCTTNCLAPVVKVLEDKFGIKAGYMTTVHAYTADQRLQDAPHSDFRRGRSAATNMVPTSTGAAKAIGLVVPKATGKLNGIAVRVPTITGSLVDLTVKLEKEVSVEEINAAMKAASSESFLYSEDALVSSDIVNETHGSIFDSKLTAVLEANGEKLYKLYSWYDNESSYVAQLIRVAKYFAKL; from the coding sequence ATGTCTAAATTAAAAATTGGTATTAACGGATTTGGACGCATTGGGCGTTTAGCTTGTAGAGATCTTTTAAAAGATTCAAGCGTTGAAGTTGTTGCTGTTAACGATTTAACAGATGCTAAGACTTTAGCTTACCTATTAAAATATGACTCAGCTCATGGTAAGATGAGTGAAGAAGTGACTGCTACTGAAAACGAAATTATTGTTAATGGTCACAAAATCAGAGTATACAGCGAAAAAGATCCTGCTCAAATTCCTTGAAAAGATCACGGAGTTGATTTAGTTATTGAATCAACTGGTCGTTTCTTAACTCAAGAAACAGCTAATGCTCACATAAAAGGCGGTGCTAAAAAGGTTGTTTTATCAGCGCCTGCTAAAGAAAAAGGAATCAAAACAGTTGTTTATAATGTTAACCACGAAGAACTTAACAAAGATGATACTGTAATTTCAGCTGCTAGTTGTACTACTAACTGCTTAGCTCCAGTTGTTAAAGTTTTAGAAGACAAATTCGGAATTAAAGCTGGTTATATGACTACTGTTCACGCCTACACAGCTGACCAAAGATTACAAGATGCTCCTCACTCTGATTTTAGAAGAGGTCGTTCTGCTGCTACTAACATGGTACCTACTTCTACTGGCGCTGCTAAAGCTATCGGTTTAGTTGTTCCTAAAGCTACTGGTAAATTAAATGGTATAGCTGTAAGAGTTCCTACTATTACTGGTTCATTAGTAGATTTAACTGTTAAATTAGAAAAAGAAGTTTCAGTAGAAGAAATTAATGCTGCTATGAAAGCTGCTAGTTCAGAATCATTCTTATACTCTGAAGATGCTTTAGTTTCATCTGATATCGTTAATGAAACTCACGGTTCTATCTTTGATAGTAAATTAACTGCAGTATTAGAAGCTAATGGTGAAAAACTATACAAACTTTACTCTTGATACGACAACGAATCTTCATACGTTGCTCAATTAATCAGAGTTGCTAAATACTTCGCTAAACTTTAA
- a CDS encoding ATP synthase subunit c family protein, with translation MNVFLIIHDLITHAEDKATFTNQLGGYIGAGLAMTAAAGVGAGQGVTAGLCAMAAARNPELMPKINLFWIVGSAISESSAIYALIIAFILIFVAK, from the coding sequence ATGAACGTTTTTTTAATCATTCACGACCTAATTACCCACGCAGAAGATAAAGCTACTTTCACTAATCAATTAGGTGGTTACATTGGAGCTGGTTTAGCTATGACAGCAGCTGCCGGGGTAGGTGCTGGTCAAGGTGTTACTGCTGGTTTATGTGCTATGGCTGCAGCAAGAAATCCTGAATTAATGCCTAAAATAAATTTATTCTGAATTGTTGGTTCGGCGATTTCAGAATCAAGTGCGATCTATGCTTTAATTATTGCTTTTATTTTAATTTTCGTAGCAAAATAA
- a CDS encoding F0F1 ATP synthase subunit B, whose translation MHSKRVTKLLLLSFNFLIISTIVSSCSIPDELKPSTIVNQFFPNFWVFIAHSIALIIIILLGIFFLWKPTKRLLTKRTEMIQAEINSANELKKQAMALLDDAKKEKQNAEIQAREIINLATNQAYSLKADVESDAKRKANRIIENAHSEIIKQESILKRELEGRIVDIALEATSTLIKKNVDKQDHERLVQELLKELD comes from the coding sequence ATGCATTCTAAAAGAGTGACGAAACTTTTATTACTAAGTTTCAACTTCTTAATTATTTCGACAATTGTTTCATCTTGTTCAATTCCTGATGAATTAAAACCAAGTACAATTGTTAATCAATTTTTTCCTAACTTTTGAGTATTTATTGCTCACTCGATCGCATTAATAATAATTATTCTTTTAGGTATTTTCTTCTTATGAAAACCTACTAAAAGACTTTTAACAAAAAGAACGGAAATGATTCAAGCTGAAATCAATAGTGCTAATGAATTAAAAAAACAAGCAATGGCTTTATTGGATGATGCGAAAAAAGAAAAACAAAATGCTGAAATTCAAGCAAGAGAAATAATTAATTTAGCGACTAATCAAGCATATAGTCTTAAAGCTGATGTTGAAAGCGATGCTAAAAGAAAAGCTAACCGTATTATTGAAAATGCACATTCTGAAATAATTAAGCAAGAATCAATTCTAAAGCGAGAACTGGAAGGTCGAATCGTTGATATAGCTCTAGAAGCTACTTCAACCTTAATCAAAAAAAATGTAGACAAACAAGATCATGAACGTTTAGTTCAAGAATTGCTAAAAGAACTAGATTAA
- a CDS encoding F0F1 ATP synthase subunit A — MLPQEIVYKKLFSEQTSQSIINFLDVKPLESQNIDWAPFVPTAHVLSIFLVLFTIAILTAVYYSKIKKLNPTTPPTGYVLVVQLLILQFENLTVELLGEKNRKITPLFIVIFLYITVSNLVSLVGGIAAPTSSSTVTFSLGLMSFLGSVIIGLKYQKLAYFSEFFVNVKIKNKSIPVFPNPLNIIGWVSPLLSISLRLWGNILAGSIFIALLYSVFRTFFTLGSTDSFNVGLILGTIAGGLIVPFFHIYFDILIAIIQAFVFVSLMLTYWSQPIKNEEVKQAEKLERTKLNVK, encoded by the coding sequence ATGTTGCCACAGGAGATAGTTTACAAGAAGCTTTTTAGTGAGCAAACATCACAAAGTATTATCAACTTCTTGGACGTTAAACCTCTTGAATCACAAAACATAGACTGAGCTCCATTTGTTCCAACAGCTCATGTTCTAAGCATTTTTTTAGTGCTATTTACGATTGCAATATTAACCGCTGTATATTATTCAAAAATTAAGAAACTTAATCCAACAACACCACCTACAGGATATGTATTGGTTGTGCAGTTGTTAATCTTGCAATTTGAAAATCTAACTGTTGAGTTGTTAGGTGAAAAAAATCGAAAAATCACACCGCTATTTATAGTGATATTCTTATATATTACAGTAAGTAATTTAGTATCGCTAGTAGGTGGGATTGCAGCACCGACTTCATCATCAACTGTAACATTTTCATTAGGTTTAATGTCGTTTTTAGGATCAGTAATTATCGGCTTAAAATACCAAAAATTAGCCTATTTTAGTGAGTTTTTTGTTAATGTAAAAATTAAAAACAAAAGCATTCCAGTGTTTCCTAATCCGCTGAATATTATTGGCTGAGTATCGCCATTATTATCAATATCATTGCGGTTATGAGGTAATATCTTAGCTGGTTCAATCTTTATTGCTTTATTATATAGTGTATTTCGAACCTTCTTTACCTTAGGATCTACTGATTCATTTAATGTTGGTTTAATTTTAGGAACGATTGCTGGTGGATTGATTGTGCCATTCTTCCATATCTATTTCGATATTTTGATAGCCATCATACAAGCATTTGTATTTGTGTCATTAATGCTAACGTACTGATCTCAACCAATTAAAAATGAAGAAGTAAAACAAGCTGAGAAACTAGAAAGAACAAAACTTAATGTTAAATAA
- a CDS encoding DegV family protein, translated as MKKIAIITDSSSTIKTNELKDVFVVPLQITINNTNTYLDGVDIQQDEIYDYLSKDKNVDIKTSMPVIESILKTTKEVASNYDHVFVLPISSGLSGTYSQWKMVIETELSDLKNISIFDTCDTAISLKWLVNEVQQLISQDKSIKEIEEYIENWKNRIYTMIVVNDLTQLRKGGRISKMKSLIAGILKISPIISFHKGVNQLVDKAINIKTAIEKCIEQATSKLKLTKNKIVKLGFCHTFKEDKKTKEVLKLVKEGLKSLEFNELDVAMITPVIGVHTGINAFALSFLIDK; from the coding sequence ATGAAGAAGATTGCGATTATTACAGATTCATCCTCGACGATTAAAACTAATGAATTGAAAGATGTTTTTGTAGTTCCTTTACAGATTACCATCAATAATACCAATACTTATTTAGATGGTGTTGATATTCAACAAGATGAGATCTATGATTATTTAAGCAAAGACAAAAATGTTGATATCAAAACATCGATGCCAGTAATTGAATCGATCTTAAAAACAACAAAAGAAGTTGCATCGAATTATGATCATGTTTTCGTATTACCGATTTCAAGTGGTTTAAGTGGAACTTATAGCCAATGAAAAATGGTGATTGAAACTGAATTAAGTGATCTTAAAAATATTAGCATCTTTGATACTTGCGACACTGCGATTTCATTAAAATGATTAGTTAATGAAGTTCAACAATTAATTAGTCAAGATAAATCGATTAAAGAAATTGAAGAATATATCGAAAACTGAAAAAATCGTATATACACAATGATCGTGGTAAATGACTTAACCCAATTAAGAAAAGGTGGTCGGATTTCAAAAATGAAATCGCTGATTGCAGGGATTTTAAAAATTAGTCCGATAATATCATTTCATAAAGGGGTTAATCAATTAGTTGATAAAGCGATTAATATAAAAACTGCAATCGAAAAATGTATCGAACAAGCGACTAGTAAATTAAAGCTAACAAAAAACAAAATCGTAAAATTAGGATTTTGTCATACTTTCAAAGAAGATAAGAAAACAAAAGAAGTTCTTAAATTAGTTAAAGAAGGATTAAAAAGTTTAGAATTTAATGAATTAGATGTTGCTATGATTACTCCAGTAATTGGGGTTCATACAGGAATAAATGCTTTTGCATTAAGTTTTTTAATTGATAAATAA
- the atpA gene encoding F0F1 ATP synthase subunit alpha, whose translation MAINLNEYSLLIKDQIKKYVNKIVSDQKGYIITIGDGIVRVSGLDDVLLNELVEFENGAYGIALNLEPNSVGVVMLSDYFDLKEGSSVKRTGKVIQAPVGDGLLGRVINPIGLPIDGKGELKNVSYSPIERPAYGVMQRKSVHQPLETGILAIDSMLPIGKGQRELIIGDRQTGKTTIALDTIINQKGKNVNCIYVAIGQKNSSVAQINRLLEETGAMSYTTIVSATASELAALSYIAPFTGVTIAEEWMRQGKDVLIVYDDLSKHAVAYRALSLLLRRPPGREAYPGDIFYLHSRLLERAGKLSDELGAGSITALPIIETQAGDISAYIPTNVISITDGQLFTTTSLFNSGQRPAIHVGLSVSRVGSAAQLKSIKQVSGSLKLELAQYRELDTFSQFSSDLDAETKIVLEHGKRVMEMFKQPQSKPIDQTSEAILLFGIKNHFIKWIPTDHIIKFKEFVLNKMQENPVYKKLDEAKAFDESITNELKTFYKDVVKHYTSTLVDYDGSLYGDIKELE comes from the coding sequence ATGGCGATTAATTTAAATGAATATTCTTTATTAATTAAAGATCAAATTAAGAAATATGTAAACAAGATTGTTAGCGATCAGAAGGGTTATATTATTACCATAGGTGATGGAATCGTAAGAGTTAGTGGGCTCGACGATGTTTTGTTAAACGAACTTGTTGAGTTTGAAAATGGCGCTTATGGTATTGCTTTGAATTTAGAACCTAACTCAGTTGGGGTGGTAATGTTATCTGATTACTTTGATCTAAAAGAAGGTTCATCTGTTAAAAGAACAGGTAAAGTAATTCAAGCTCCAGTAGGTGATGGTTTACTTGGAAGAGTAATTAATCCAATTGGATTACCGATTGATGGTAAAGGTGAATTAAAAAATGTAAGTTACTCACCAATTGAACGTCCAGCTTATGGAGTAATGCAACGTAAAAGTGTTCATCAACCACTTGAAACTGGAATCTTAGCTATTGATAGTATGTTACCAATCGGTAAAGGTCAAAGAGAATTAATAATCGGCGATCGCCAAACTGGTAAAACAACAATCGCATTAGATACAATTATTAATCAAAAAGGTAAAAATGTTAATTGTATTTATGTAGCAATCGGTCAAAAGAATTCATCTGTAGCTCAAATTAATCGTTTATTAGAAGAAACAGGCGCTATGAGTTATACAACTATCGTAAGTGCTACAGCTAGTGAATTAGCAGCATTATCATACATTGCGCCATTCACTGGTGTAACAATTGCTGAAGAATGAATGCGTCAAGGTAAAGATGTTTTAATTGTCTATGATGATCTTTCTAAACATGCAGTAGCATATAGAGCGTTATCTTTATTATTAAGAAGACCTCCTGGTCGCGAAGCTTATCCTGGTGATATTTTTTATTTACATTCAAGATTACTTGAACGTGCCGGTAAATTAAGTGATGAATTAGGAGCTGGATCAATAACCGCCTTACCAATTATTGAAACACAAGCAGGTGATATTTCAGCATATATTCCTACTAATGTAATTTCGATTACTGACGGTCAATTATTTACAACAACATCGTTATTTAACTCTGGTCAAAGACCAGCAATCCATGTTGGATTATCAGTATCTCGGGTTGGTTCAGCAGCGCAATTAAAATCAATAAAACAAGTATCTGGTAGTTTAAAATTAGAACTTGCACAATATCGTGAATTAGATACTTTTTCACAATTCTCATCTGATCTAGATGCTGAAACTAAGATTGTTTTAGAACACGGTAAACGGGTTATGGAAATGTTTAAACAACCACAATCTAAACCGATCGATCAAACAAGTGAAGCAATCCTTTTATTCGGAATTAAAAATCATTTTATTAAATGAATTCCTACAGATCACATCATAAAATTTAAAGAATTTGTTTTAAATAAAATGCAAGAAAATCCAGTTTATAAAAAACTTGATGAAGCAAAAGCGTTTGATGAATCAATTACAAATGAATTAAAAACATTCTATAAAGATGTTGTTAAACATTATACTTCAACACTAGTTGATTATGATGGATCACTGTATGGTGATATAAAAGAATTGGAGTAA
- a CDS encoding phosphatidylglycerol lysyltransferase domain-containing protein: protein MRRLDLSNINSFQDQINQFDTNHFYSALTYYSWSFYGLDLDYQKKDNGIIIFGTVDLDKNLMRKILKDKFYPTQKIIISPITKIGSSFDFLNLIEQQINQLDKNQQIFIDDLTSEQLELLKTKYQLEVVFETTTNYLYETKKLISFAGNSLQKKRNHLNFFLKNYAKNCVIKTNDQVNFNELEKFYLSWLAKQDNQRNYDAEKAFFYAIKELINNKTLKLTSLSHLNEMIGFSVSYSINNRCEIIIEHCDETYRGSYQYLLSNSLKIHHLNDQYTDRQDDLIDSMISFSKNSYKPAFVIKRYLVKLC, encoded by the coding sequence ATGCGTCGTTTAGATCTATCAAACATTAATAGTTTCCAGGATCAAATTAATCAATTTGATACTAATCATTTCTATAGTGCTTTAACTTATTATTCTTGATCATTTTATGGTCTTGATCTTGATTATCAAAAAAAAGATAATGGGATCATCATTTTTGGTACTGTTGATCTAGATAAAAACTTAATGCGAAAGATCTTAAAAGATAAATTTTATCCCACTCAAAAGATTATTATCTCACCAATCACTAAAATTGGCAGCTCTTTTGATTTTTTAAATCTTATTGAACAACAAATTAATCAACTAGATAAAAATCAACAGATTTTTATTGATGATCTGACTAGTGAACAACTTGAATTATTAAAGACTAAATACCAATTAGAAGTTGTTTTTGAAACAACAACAAATTACCTATACGAAACTAAAAAATTAATTAGTTTTGCAGGTAATAGTTTACAAAAAAAGCGTAATCACCTAAACTTCTTTCTTAAAAACTACGCTAAAAATTGTGTCATTAAAACTAATGATCAAGTTAATTTTAATGAACTAGAAAAATTTTATTTAAGTTGATTAGCCAAACAAGATAATCAAAGAAACTACGATGCAGAAAAAGCATTCTTTTACGCGATAAAAGAATTAATAAATAACAAAACGCTAAAACTAACATCATTATCACATTTAAATGAAATGATTGGTTTTAGCGTTTCTTATTCGATTAATAACCGTTGTGAAATTATTATCGAACATTGTGATGAAACCTATCGCGGATCATATCAATATCTTTTAAGTAATTCTCTTAAAATTCATCATCTTAATGATCAATATACAGATCGTCAAGACGATTTAATTGATTCAATGATCTCGTTTTCAAAAAATTCATATAAACCAGCTTTTGTTATTAAAAGATATCTTGTAAAACTATGCTAG
- a CDS encoding MG406 family protein, with the protein MVVDKKTIKYNLIAFNAISLLALIIISVLSTLNIISIAWVYSSLLTIFFSNISLIIALVLPNLLYKLVSKLNTQQVKSTSFGFFMFGLLTHCSRILWYVIPIIIIGITNRWKIESEYFNVFPAIIWPITSVIIHIIVNYWLINKDIKEQDRLKELNRNVATGDSLQEAF; encoded by the coding sequence ATGGTTGTCGATAAAAAAACTATTAAATACAACTTAATCGCTTTTAATGCAATATCATTATTGGCTTTAATAATCATATCTGTATTATCGACATTGAACATAATTAGTATTGCGTGAGTCTATAGTTCTTTATTAACAATATTCTTTTCTAATATTAGTTTAATAATCGCATTAGTCTTACCTAACTTGCTGTATAAATTAGTAAGTAAGCTAAATACCCAACAAGTTAAATCAACTAGTTTTGGTTTTTTTATGTTTGGTTTATTAACACATTGTTCAAGAATTCTTTGGTATGTAATTCCGATTATCATAATCGGTATTACTAATCGTTGGAAAATTGAGTCTGAATATTTCAATGTTTTTCCAGCAATTATTTGACCGATTACATCAGTAATTATCCATATTATTGTGAACTATTGATTGATTAATAAAGATATAAAAGAACAAGATCGTCTAAAGGAATTAAATAGAAATGTTGCCACAGGAGATAGTTTACAAGAAGCTTTTTAG
- the atpG gene encoding ATP synthase F1 subunit gamma — MASMQELKRRMESITVTHKITKAMKMLSTVKLNRFKTTLYKTKDFYQEFYEVIGAIITNYNKMRANKNQSGQTTKSDKKLWIVISTQLGLCGSYNTNIGKLLANEIGKNDQVILIGNKLNSYLKTRNLDNRIIQSFSVNDKQIDFDWSYILGKQILELNEKNKYESINCIYTTYINNLNFQAKKIQLMPADPSIFDAKTLDSINDKFPKNISFEPSVDVIIPALEEQLLQVILYGCLIESKVCEYASRRNAMDTAAKNADDLYNKYKLLYNQLRQAKITQEINEIVAGAAK, encoded by the coding sequence ATGGCTTCGATGCAAGAATTAAAACGACGAATGGAGTCTATAACAGTAACGCATAAGATAACTAAAGCAATGAAGATGTTATCAACTGTTAAACTCAATCGTTTTAAAACAACTCTTTATAAAACTAAAGATTTTTATCAAGAATTTTATGAAGTAATTGGAGCTATTATCACCAATTACAATAAGATGAGAGCTAATAAAAATCAAAGCGGACAAACAACTAAATCTGATAAAAAACTTTGAATTGTAATTAGCACACAACTTGGTTTATGTGGTTCATATAATACAAATATTGGTAAATTGTTGGCTAATGAAATTGGAAAAAATGATCAAGTAATTTTAATTGGCAACAAATTAAATTCTTATCTAAAAACAAGAAATTTAGACAACCGAATTATTCAAAGTTTTAGTGTTAATGATAAGCAAATTGATTTTGATTGGTCTTATATTTTAGGAAAACAAATTTTAGAATTAAACGAAAAAAATAAGTACGAATCAATTAATTGCATTTATACTACATATATTAATAATTTAAACTTTCAAGCCAAGAAGATTCAACTAATGCCAGCAGATCCTAGTATTTTTGATGCTAAGACGCTTGATTCGATTAATGATAAATTCCCTAAAAATATTTCTTTTGAACCAAGTGTGGATGTGATTATTCCAGCATTAGAAGAACAATTATTACAAGTTATCTTATACGGTTGTTTAATTGAATCAAAAGTTTGCGAATATGCTAGCAGGCGTAATGCAATGGATACTGCAGCTAAAAATGCAGATGATCTTTACAACAAATATAAGTTGTTATATAACCAACTACGTCAAGCTAAAATTACGCAAGAAATTAATGAAATTGTTGCAGGAGCAGCGAAATAG